Part of the Thermodesulfovibrionales bacterium genome, TGCAGGCGGTTCGCGTAAGACCTATCTGTCTTCAGTCGGGGGACCCTCAGGCGGATGCGTCCACTGGTCTGGTGGAGGAGGCTGGAAATGGCAGCCGGCGCCGGCGATGCCTTCGCGTAAGCCTGATACCCTCCCCCCTTCAGACGTGCCTTTCTGCGCTCTTCCAAAGAGACGCTAAAGCCCTCCACGCTTTCAAAGTATGCGACCAAGTCAACAAGGAGATTCTGCAGGACCGCTAATCTCTCGCGTCCCTCCAACTCCTCTGCCCGGTCAGCCCGGTCAATGGCCTGAAGGGTACTCCGTACTGCCGTACTCTGGTACAACGCAGCATGTTTGCTCAGTTTATCGCTGATCTCCTCCTGGAACTGAAAGAGCGGGATAGACTCAAATACGGGGAGCGTAGCTGTGATCCCTCCCATACGCCGCACCACTGCTTGGCCGAGAGAACTTCTTTCGTCTATACTGAAACGAAAGGCATCCCCTGGAAAAGTGTGGCTCTCCCAGACTTTTCCTATCTCTCTGGTCATCTCTATTACCCTGGGGTCCTTTGTGTAAGGGCCGTACCGGTAAATGAGAAACGCCCACCCAAAATACTGGCTCAGATGAAAGAGGACCTTAAGTGCGGCCGGGGAACCATATTCATACTGATCCGGATACTCCTTTTTAAAATAAGCCAGATCGTCCTCCTCAAGAAGGCGGTAAAGTCTCAATTGCAGCTCTTCTGTTGCGAGGATAAAAGAATTTACGAATAGGGCAGCCTCCTCGTCGCGTTTGAGCTGCCTTCCTTTTTGCTGCTCCTCGCTCCAGGTCCAGACTGACCAGATGCCTGCGGCTAATGCCGACAAGACAGAAAGAATTAGTGTTGGATTCATATCTGCCCTCCTTTCCAACGAAGAGAAACCGACTAATATCTACCTTATAGCATGTTCTGCCTGCTCTTGCAACCTTAGCCAGTGCATCTTTCGGTGATTACACGGGATGATGATTAACAGGGCGGGCGCTGTTTGATATTTTGTGAGTCGCAAACTCAGGATATCCCGAGTGCAAGACATACAGGAATACGGAATGGAGGAGGATAATGAAGGCCTCGCGTCCCTCCATGAGAATGAATACTTGCGGAACCAAACACCTGGCGATTTGCGACTCTGTCTGCGACGAAAATGAATAAGGAGTAACCACAAATAGGTCACGACACGTTATTTTCGGTTTTCGGGGGGAGGCGAACTGTCTTCCTTTTCTTTTCCTATCTTGTCTTTCGGCGGAGTCACATTAATCTCATCAGGTTCGGATAGGCCTTTTTTGTAATTCTTGATTCCCTGGCCGATGCTCTTCCCTATCTCTGGAATCCTCTTTGCGCCAAACACAACAATGGCGATTGCGAGGATAACGAGCAGATCCTGCGTCCCAAGCATATATGACCTCCCTTCTGAAACGAGTTTCTTATTGCCGGCAAGAGCGCCGATTTCTTTCAGTATATACCTTTCCCGGCATTTTTCAAAGGCTCCGTCATCCCGCCCCCAGGGAAGACAGAATAGCCATAATTCTTTCGCCGAAGCAAGATTCTGAGAATTCACAACCTCTTAATCTTTCCTTCACATTATCGTAACATGAGACCTTTAAAATTTCGTTTAACGATTACAGGGGAGGGCCTCTGTTTAGACTTGCATTGCGATCTGTATCGCAACGTCTGCAAGATGAGTTCAAGAAAACGCTATAGCGGAAGAAGGAGGGCGAAATGAAGAAAGTGTTGGTGGCTGTTGTGAGCGCTGTTTTCATCCTTGGCTTCGGTTACGCTTCATACGCGATCCACGACATGGATGCACAGGGAACGCCTGTGATGCAACCCGAAGCCGATGCTGCGAAGCTCTATACCTACATCATGAAACCGAAGCCTTATTTTAGTCGCCTGAAACTCTGGCCGGGGAAGAGGAAGCTCGTTTCAGGCAATGACCCGCACGGCCCTCTCACAACGACTTATCTCAATGACACCGCTCTCAGTGCGTTGAGCAAAGGGGACATGGTTGATGGCTCCTGCATCATAATGGAGAATTACAGCGCCGACAAGAGGCTTGAAACCCTTACCGTCATGTATAAGGTGAAGGGATACAATCCTGATGCCGGTGACTGGTTTTGGGTGCAATACTCCTCGAACAACGGATACGTGCTGGAGTCGGGGAAAGTAGATTCCTGCATTGCCTGTCACAAGTCGAGACAGGATACCGATTATCTCCATAAAGAGAGGGGATAGTAACTGACAGGAGACGACAAGATAGCTAGCCGGCGGATATCCTGGTTCTTTCTTGTCGTCCTCTTTTTTTCGATTCTTGTTTTTTCTCTTTATCGCGGAAGCGAGGCATCCTGCGAGGGAACCCATCTTTTCTCTGTCGAGCGCAGTAAAAACAGGAATCTCCTCTTCTACGATATTTGCCCCGATGGAAGCAGTGATCTGCCGGATCTGAACGCCGTGAACGTCTACTGGATTCTCGAAAACGGCAAAAAGGAAGAACTGAACGATATTGAGCGGACCTACGCCTACGGTATTACGTTTCAGGAGAAACTCGAGAGGAATAAGCTCATCATCGCTCTCGCTGCCTTCAGGGGAAGAAAGATCACCATCGAAAGGATAGACGAAAGATACAGGGCGGTGACATCTATCGACAACCGGCAAATTGTCATCGAAAAAGTCTTCATAAACTCTGTTGACAGACTCTTCGGGATGCCCGAGGTCCTCTCTATCGACATTTACGGTTTCACGAAGCCGGGGAATGTCCCGGTAAGAGAAAGAATCAGTCCATAAAAGGACCGGTCTATCGAACGGTTCTTCAGGAACGGTGACCGTCTGCTCATAGAGATAGACATGGAAAGAGGTAGACTTACAGGTTCGACGCTAGTGCACGCGTTCATGATCTCGATTCTCTTCGCTGCACCGGGTTTTCTTTTTGCCGATGACTGCAAGATAATTGATTCTAAAAAAACCGAGAGGGTAGAGGGGATGATTCTGCCCGATGGCGGCATTGTTCCGATTGCAAAATATCAGTGCGCGAGCGTAATGGTGCGCAATAGCGCCCGCGGAGAGCGACTCCCTCGTGATATTGTGGTGAGCGCCACTTTTACCGACGCCAATGTTGACGCCAAAAGGATAGATGGAGACCGGAAGCGCTTCAACGGAGGTGAGATCCAACAGTGCTTTGTATGTTTTCAAAGTGACTTTCCGATCGAGGATATTCGCTGCGAATTCAGAAAGAAATAACCGGCCTTGATCTGTCAGACACTGTGAGATCCCCGTACTCTTTCAGCTTTGTAAATTGTCTTTTTTTGTCGGTTGTATCGCGAAACAGTCATAGGCCACCCTTTCTCCCTGATAGTTGGTGCTGCCCCGCCTCACGATGCGCCATCCCTTTAAGTCGTGCCAGCTCTTATCGGCGATGGCTGCACCCAGTGACTCGTCGTCTTTCGTGAGATCTGCCAATTCGCGGTTCTGGGTAAGGACGACGGTCTTGATTCCGGGTCCCGCGATAATCATAAGTGGCTCGATACGCATGTTCTCCAGTTCGGGGATTGTTGCGGGAGCGACGACGGAGCGCGCCTTCAATTGGATCATCCGGGCGCGGGTGTCAGGCCCTGCATCTTCCATGGCAAAATGCGCCATGTCCAGCAGCCTCAGACGAGCGGCATTCAGATCCTCTATCTGGTTAAGGTCTCTGGACTCAGGATGCTTGCCGAGCACCTTGACAAGGGTTGAAACCTCCTTCAAATACGGGCTTCTCTGGTTATCCGGGACCAGAAACATGATGACAAACCTCACCAACGGCTCACCTGGTTTACCATAATCGATGCCCTGAGGACTCCACCCGATAGAGCATATCAATTCTCCATCAAAGGTGACCGGTGCATGGGGGCAGGCCCAGCCATTTCCTAGGGACGTATTAGAGACGCTCTCACGAGACAGGACAGCCCCCACTATGTCGGTCCCGGCAGGGACTGAGGG contains:
- a CDS encoding twin-arginine translocase TatA/TatE family subunit produces the protein MNSQNLASAKELWLFCLPWGRDDGAFEKCRERYILKEIGALAGNKKLVSEGRSYMLGTQDLLVILAIAIVVFGAKRIPEIGKSIGQGIKNYKKGLSEPDEINVTPPKDKIGKEKEDSSPPPENRK
- a CDS encoding cytochrome P460 family protein, with protein sequence MKKVLVAVVSAVFILGFGYASYAIHDMDAQGTPVMQPEADAAKLYTYIMKPKPYFSRLKLWPGKRKLVSGNDPHGPLTTTYLNDTALSALSKGDMVDGSCIIMENYSADKRLETLTVMYKVKGYNPDAGDWFWVQYSSNNGYVLESGKVDSCIACHKSRQDTDYLHKERG
- a CDS encoding DUF4833 domain-containing protein, translating into MLVFSLYRGSEASCEGTHLFSVERSKNRNLLFYDICPDGSSDLPDLNAVNVYWILENGKKEELNDIERTYAYGITFQEKLERNKLIIALAAFRGRKITIERIDERYRAVTSIDNRQIVIEKVFINSVDRLFGMPEVLSIDIYGFTKPGNVPVRERISP
- a CDS encoding PTS sugar transporter subunit IIA, with the translated sequence MLHTILQALEDGRVIELPDNDKKDAFEVLASLLEAVPSVPAGTDIVGAVLSRESVSNTSLGNGWACPHAPVTFDGELICSIGWSPQGIDYGKPGEPLVRFVIMFLVPDNQRSPYLKEVSTLVKVLGKHPESRDLNQIEDLNAARLRLLDMAHFAMEDAGPDTRARMIQLKARSVVAPATIPELENMRIEPLMIIAGPGIKTVVLTQNRELADLTKDDESLGAAIADKSWHDLKGWRIVRRGSTNYQGERVAYDCFAIQPTKKDNLQS